From Lepisosteus oculatus isolate fLepOcu1 chromosome 8, fLepOcu1.hap2, whole genome shotgun sequence, one genomic window encodes:
- the rab9b gene encoding ras-related protein Rab-9B, producing MSGKSLLLKVILLGDGGVGKSSLMNRYVTDRFDSQSFHTIGVEFLNRDLEVDGRFVTLQIWDTAGQERFKSLRTPFYRGADCCLLTFALDDAQSFRNLGCWKKEFVFYSDVRDAERFPFVVLGNKVDKEDRQVSEEEARAWCQENGGCPYFETSAKDDTNVGEAFEAAVRQVLAAEEQLDHSLLGSAIDLHGNRKPTRTSCC from the coding sequence ATGAGTGGGAAGAGTCTCCTGCTGAAGGTCATCCTGCTGGGCGACGGCGGTGTGGGCAAGAGCTCCCTGATGAACCGCTACGTGACGGACCGCTTCGACTCGCAGTCCTTCCACACCATCGGCGTGGAGTTCCTGAACCGCGACCTGGAGGTGGACGGGCGCTTCGTCACGCTGCAGATCTGGGACACGGCGGGCCAGGAGCGCTTCAAGAGCCTGCGCACGCCCTTCTACCGCGGCGCCGACTGCTGCCTCCTCACCTTCGCCCTGGACGACGCGCAGAGCTTCCGCAACCTGGGCTGCTGGAAGAAGGAGTTCGTCTTCTACTCCGACGTGCGCGACGCCGAGCGCTTCCCCTTCGTGGTGCTGGGCAACAAGGTGGACAAGGAGGACCGGCAGGTGAGCGAGGAGGAGGCGCGGGCCTGGTGTCAGGAGAACGGCGGCTGCCCATACTTCGAGACCAGCGCCAAGGACGACACCAACGTGGGCGAGGCCTTCGAGGCGGCCGTGCGGCAGGTGCTGGCCGCCGAGGAGCAGCTGGACCACTCTCTGCTGGGCAGCGCCATCGATCTCCATGGCAACCGCAAGCCCACCCGCACCTCCTGCTGTTAA
- the fut11 gene encoding alpha-(1,3)-fucosyltransferase 11, with the protein MRRGWDRAPGVLCLALSWAALCRSWEPADAEAFGPQSALSDVEFAVAASYRGPGNNDTRGNRELPILLWWSAGLFPHFPGDTERVDCARSSCLVTRQRKVQLQRRTAAIIFYGTDFRAYEAPLPRLPHQTWALFHEESPMNNYVLSHTPAIRLFNYTATFRRESDYPLTLQWLPSLEYLLQPPAVSLQEKNRWRRAGLAPVLYMQSHCDVPSDRDRYVRELMKYIEVDSYGKCLNNRQLPERLENTETATGEDSEFMSFVSRYKFHLALENGICPDYMTEKLWRPLHLGCVPVYRGSPSASDWLPSPRSAVLVDDFPSPRALADFLRQLDADDAAYARFLEFKRPGGVVNGPLREALRAREWGVNDMTKPNYLNGFECFVCDRENERLAAQRAHRRAPARVPPPPPRIARNSHMGCPLPAPGYGQPEDIPQNDSWAQMWPQDYWQSLDQAEGLESLILHNESDPSLLWHHIHQLAVRRAGHH; encoded by the exons ATGAGGAGGGGGTGGGACAGGGCGCCAGGGGTCCTGTGCTTGGCTCTGTCCTGGGCGGCGCTGTGTCGGAGCTGGGAGCCGGCGGACGCAGAGGCGTTCGGGCCGCAGAGCGCGCTGTCGGACGTGGAGTTTGCCGTCGCCGCCTCCTACCGCGGGCCTGGGAACAACGACACCCGGGGCAACAGGGAGCTGCCCATCCTGCTGTGGTGGAGCGCAGGGCTGTTCCCCCACTTCCCCGGCGACACCGAGCGCGTCGACTGCGCCCGCTCCTCCTGCCTCGTGACCCGCCAGCGCAAGGTGCAGCTGCAGCGGCGCACCGCCGCCATCATCTTCTACGGCACCGACTTCCGGGCCTACGAGGCGCCCCTGCCCCGGCTGCCCCACCAGACGTGGGCGCTGTTCCACGAGGAGTCGCCCATGAACAACTACGTCCTGTCCCACACGCCCGCCATCCGCCTCTTCAACTACACTGCCACCTTCAGGCGGGAGTCGGATTACCCCCTGACCCTGCAGTGGCTGCCCTCTCTGGAGTACCTGCTCCAGCCGCCCGCCGTCTCCCTGCAGGAGAAGAACCGCTGGCGCCGGGCCGGCTTGGCGCCGGTCCTGTACATGCAGTCCCACTGCGATGTGCCCTCTGACCGGGATCGCTATGTCCGGGAGCTCATGAAGTACATTGAG GTCGATTCCTATGGGAAGTGCTTGAACAACAGGCAGCTGCCGGAGCGCTTGGAGAACACGGAGACGGCGACGGGAGAGGACAGCGAGTTCATGAGCTTCGTGTCGCGGTACAAGTTCCACCTGGCCCTGGAGAACGGGATCTGCCCCGACTACATGACGGAGAAGCTCTGGCGGCCCCTGCACTTGGGCTGCGTGCCGGTGTACCGTGGCTCGCCCTCGGCGTCCGACTGGCTGCCCAGCCCGCGCTCCGCCGTGCTCGTGGACGATTTCCCCTCGCCCCGCGCCCTGGCGGACTTCCTGCGGCAGCTGGACGCCGACGACGCCGCGTACGCCCGCTTCCTGGAGTTCAAGCGTCCCGGCGGGGTCGTCAACGGGCCCCTGCGGGAGGCCCTGCGCGCCCGCGAGTGGGGGGTCAACGACATGACCAAGCCCAACTACCTCAACGGCTTCGAGTGCTTCGTGTGCGACCGGGAGAACGAGCGGCTGGCCGCCCAGCGCGCCCACCGCCGCGCCCCCGCCCGTGTGCCGCCCCCCCCGCCCCGCATCGCCAGAAACTCCCACATGGGCTGCCCCCTGCCCGCCCCCGGCTATGGCCAACCGGAGGACATCCCCCAGAATGACAG CTGGGCGCAGATGTGGCCGCAGGACTACTGGCAAAGCCTGGACCAGGCAGAGGGCCTGGAGTCTCTGATCCTCCACAATGAGTCGGACCCCTCGCTCCTGTGGCACCACATCCACCAGCTGGCGGTGCGGAGGGCGGGGCACCACTGA